AATTAATACTATAATCGATAAATATATATTTTCATACTAAAGAGACTTATGCAGCAATTCGAGTACATCTTTCATAGCATAAGGACCATCTTTTTTTACGTGCTCCGCAAATTCAGAAACGAGACGTAGTGTTCTCACACTTTCGATTGGATGCTCTCCTGATGCACTTTCAGCAGAAAGCATAACTGCATTTGTCCCGTCCAGTACAGCTTGAAATACATCAGTCACCTCAGCTCTTGTAGGAATAGAATGATCTACCATAGATTGAAGCATTTGTGTCGCTGTAATGACATACGTATTCGTTCGATTGCACTCACGAATCAGCATTTTTTGTAAAAGCGGAATAACTTGATACGGCAATTCCACGCCTAAATCTCCCCTTGCGATCATAATTCCATCCGCTTCTTTACATATATCTTGAAAATTCTCGATTGCTTCCAGCGTTTCTATTTTTGCAATTAAACTTGGGGACGTTTCTTTATGCTCTTGTATAAAATCTCGTATTTCTTTTATATGACTAGGTTTTCGTACAAAAGAACACGCAATAAAATTAACATCTTCTTCTAAAAGAAATTGAATATCTTTTTTATCTTTCTCTGTAATAGCCGGTAAACTAACGATTGTACCTGGTAAATTCACCCCTTTATGAGATGAAATATTGCCACCTGTTTTTACCCTTGTTTCTATTTTTTCCGTACTTACCTTTTCAGCGATTAACTCAACTTCTCCATCATTAATAAGAATTCTACTTCCAACTTTCACGTCATTCGCAATCCCTACATAATCAACACTTGCTTCTTCTTTATTCCCTTCAACTGGAGTGGTATGTAAAATAAATAACTCCCCTGCTTCAAGTGTAATTTGTTCCTCTTTCATTTCACCCAATCTTATTTTAGGACCTTGTACATCCCCTAGAATTTTAATAGAATCGTCTAACGATTTCACTAAACGCATGATTGTTTTATGACTTTCATGCGTGCCATGTGATAAATTCAACCGAACAATTTTCATACCATTGTTTATTAACTGCGCTAATGTTTCTTTATTATTACTTGCTGGCCCAATTGTACAAACTCGATCAATTGTCATTTTCCCACCATCCTTTTTTAAATGTTTCCCATAAAATAAAGAGAAGATTCTTTTTATAAGAAAGACCGTACAACTAAGGGTGCAAAGAAGTTTTATATGAGGAGAATGTTTTGCTGAAGAAGTAGCTTAAATTTAACTTTTTGACTCCATAGTTATTGTTAGTTTCGTTGCAATAGGGTACTACTAATAATAAATCTTGTTTACATACGAATGTTAGATTGGGATGTCGAAAACAATCTATGGAGGGACAGCAATGACTAATCTTCGTAAAAAGATAATAGGACTAACATTAGCGGGAACGGTAGCACTAGGTTCATTCGCTGCAGGAAGCATGATGATGAACGGTAATGAGGTAAAAGCTGCGGCGAAAAAAGCAGAGAAACAACCAAAAAACGTAATTATCATGGTTATGGATGGGACAAGTTCTTCCGTCACAACATTGGCCAGATGGTATAAAGGCACACCTCTTGCACTAGATCAAATTGTATCCGGAGGTGTTCGTACGTATTCCGCAGAATCAGCTATTACGGACTCTGCACCGGCAGCTACAGCTTTAGCGACAGGAAACAAATCAAATTCAGGTTACGTGGGCGTATTACCTTCTGTTGTGAATTCACCTGGCTTAGAACCAGTGAAAGAAGAATGGAAGTTTCGTCCAGTTGCCAACGTCTTAGAAGGCGCAAAACGTTC
This genomic interval from Bacillus cereus contains the following:
- a CDS encoding pyruvate kinase; its protein translation is MTIDRVCTIGPASNNKETLAQLINNGMKIVRLNLSHGTHESHKTIMRLVKSLDDSIKILGDVQGPKIRLGEMKEEQITLEAGELFILHTTPVEGNKEEASVDYVGIANDVKVGSRILINDGEVELIAEKVSTEKIETRVKTGGNISSHKGVNLPGTIVSLPAITEKDKKDIQFLLEEDVNFIACSFVRKPSHIKEIRDFIQEHKETSPSLIAKIETLEAIENFQDICKEADGIMIARGDLGVELPYQVIPLLQKMLIRECNRTNTYVITATQMLQSMVDHSIPTRAEVTDVFQAVLDGTNAVMLSAESASGEHPIESVRTLRLVSEFAEHVKKDGPYAMKDVLELLHKSL